The Musa acuminata AAA Group cultivar baxijiao chromosome BXJ1-8, Cavendish_Baxijiao_AAA, whole genome shotgun sequence genomic sequence AAGAGGAGATAGGGATATACGACATGATTAAGAGATTACATATCTTCTATCATCTACCTTCGGTGACATGAACCGGTTAATGAGAGATTATATATATTCTCTCATATCCTCTTTATCCCTAAATACATTGTTTATAATGGTCCAgatagaaagaaaagagaaaacgagtctaATTATCTTTACGATCTACATTTTCTGAATAAGCATCGAATCAAATGACATGTATTATAACATAAAAATCTTGTGCATAATAATAACACTAATATTACGACTTTTATGCTTACACAACAAAATGAAGTCACCTAAGTTCTAATATAAATTTACTTCCACAGTTCATCATATAACATCTCTAGTTTAGATCCACGTAAGAGACTTGATCAGCTTATTATTATCAACTTAAACAGGTATTTTGGAATTCGATTTAGTGAAGCCTAATGTGCTAAAGGTGTTCCTGTGCTGGTGTCTGCCCGATCCTTGTCTATCTTGTTATCGTTGCCTCCACTAGAAGGATAGGAAGCTGTAGTGAATCAGACATGTATATGCAATCTCCCGGTGCTGTCAAAGCAAAAATGACAAATAATTGTTCAATCACCTACTCCTTCCACGTTTGAATACGATATATCAATATATCTTTGCACGACTGAGTTGGAATTCAGAGCAAGGAGCAGCTTGCGTTTGAACAACTTACACAGCTGCTTGACTTCTCCCATGTCTCTACCCTCCACCCAAGCACGATCATGTCACAATGGATTTAATATGAAGGGCCAAATATGCACGCAATTTGCTCTCACAATATGAGATTTATTTAATCTCTTGgataagaatatatatacattatttaatattaatttgttTAATCTACCCAAAGACCATGAGATTTTGACTTGTCAAAGGAATTGAGGTGCAATTGAAGCAAATTCTTACGTGACCGTTGAACAAAAAACACGTGTGGAATAATAGTATCTCAACTTCTTTGTCCATAAAAGCCCACGAAACCCTCATGCCTCGCCACACAATCCTCCGCCCACCTGTGCACTTCCTGCACAAGCTTCTCCATGGCCTCATCTCCATCCTtcactctcctcctcctctttctcttcgcCACTGTTGCCATTGGGAGCAGCAGCCGTGAACACAAAGAGAAGATGACGCACCTCCACTTCTACTTTTACGACTACTACGGTGGCTCGAACGCGACCACCATCACCGTCGTCAGCCCTCCCGGCAACAACACCTTCGGGAGCATCGGGGTGGGCGAAAACATTCTCAGGGCAGGGCGTGAGTCGAGCTCCAAGCTCATCGGGAAAGCGCAGGAGCTCACCGTGCAGGCATCCTTGGAGAGTCCGGCCTACCTCTCGGCGCTAAATTTCGTGTTCACCGCCGGAAAGTACAACGGAAGCAGCTTCTCCATCTTGGGCAGGGCGGTGCTGACGGAGCCTAGGATGGAGCGGGGCATCGTTGGGGGCACCGGCAAGTTCCGGATGGCCCGAGGCTACACCATCAGCAGGCTCATCAGGTCGACTGGAACTACTCAGATGGAGCTTGTTTTTGAGTACGACGCCTACATCTATCACTACTGATGAGCTGCCGTCTGCTGCCTCTCATTGTTTGTTGCAATAAAAGCTGCTCTGCCTTGCAGCTTGTTCTACATCAATACTTTGCTCTTTCTCTTTCATACCGCATCGCTTCCATTGGCTCGTGCACTCCATATCTTCTCTTTGTACCAAGTGATTAGTAATTGACAGTTGCCGCTAAAATTCTTACGACAAAGTAATAAGCGTGTTTGAGCATTCAGGAGACGTACACCAAAGAGTAGCTGAAGCAGAGTAAATAAGCTATGTCGTCAGTACTGTAGATGATGCCATTCGGCTACCTGCTCATACTTGACTATCTCGGTCTTGTCGCCTCCACTTGAAAGAGGCTGCGTTGTCGTACAAAATTCTACGGTGAATCGAAGATGCCTTGTCAATTTACATCAAGTGATGAAAAGATTTGAAGTACTTCCTGGTGTGATTCCAGAACAACTGAGAAACAAACACGATCACCTACTCTTTACAAGTTCGAATGTGACGTAGGACATCTGTTGAATCTGTTTTCTCTTTTACAAAGTATGATCAAGCCACCAAAGAAGAGTCTGCAGTCGAAGGAAGAACGATCGACTGTCTTTTTCCGCCCGATGTCCT encodes the following:
- the LOC135680342 gene encoding pterocarpan synthase 1-like encodes the protein MASSPSFTLLLLFLFATVAIGSSSREHKEKMTHLHFYFYDYYGGSNATTITVVSPPGNNTFGSIGVGENILRAGRESSSKLIGKAQELTVQASLESPAYLSALNFVFTAGKYNGSSFSILGRAVLTEPRMERGIVGGTGKFRMARGYTISRLIRSTGTTQMELVFEYDAYIYHY